A DNA window from Pyrus communis chromosome 3, drPyrComm1.1, whole genome shotgun sequence contains the following coding sequences:
- the LOC137729515 gene encoding ADP-ribosylation factor GTPase-activating protein AGD12-like isoform X1 — protein MNHRPMDLGRPASGKRRLKDLLVQKDNRNCADCGAPDPKWASANIGVFICLKCCGVHRSLGTHISKVLSVTLDEWSDDEIDAMIEVGGNSSANSIYEAFIPEGLSKPGPDAGHEERSKFIRSKYELQEFLKPSLRINSGPSRKNSLQSTLQSNSFSRKIIDSFRSNSSQKSQEGMVEFIGLLKVKVIRGTNLAIRDMMTSDPYVILTLGKQTLRTTVIKSNLNPVWNEELMLSVPERFGALQLQVFDHDTFSADDIMGEAEVDLQPLITSAMAFGDAGMFGNMQIGKWLKSHDNALIDDSTVNIVDGKVKQEVSLKLQNVECGEIDLELEWMPLEQ, from the exons ATGAATCACCGTCCAATGGATCTTGGGAGGCCTGCCTCAG GTAAAAGAAGATTAAAAGATTTATTGGTGCAAAAAGATAATCGCAATTGTGCTGATTGTGGTGCTCCTGATCCTAAATGGGC GTCAGCAAACATTGGAGTTTTTATATGCTTAAAATGTTGTGGTGTGCACAGGAGTCTTGGTACTCATATATCAAAG GTTTTGTCAGTGACCCTGGATGAATGGTCTGATGATGAAATTGATGCAATGATAGAAGTTGGAGGAAACTCTTCTGCTAATTCAATTTACGAGGCTTTTATTCCGGAGGGACTTTCAAAGCCTGGACCAGATGCCGGTCATGAGGAACGTTCAAAATTCATCCG GTCAAAGTATGAGCTTCAAGAGTTTCTGAAACCTAGCTTGCGGATTAACTCAGGTCCTTCTAGAAAGAACTCTCTCCAGAGCACTCTCCAATCAAATAGTTTTTCTCGAAAGATTATTGATAGTTTCCGTTCAAATTCTTCACAGAAATCG CAGGAAGGCATGGTAGAATTTATTGGTTTATTGAAGGTTAAGGTGATTAGAGGCACAAATTTAGCCATTCGAGATATGATGACAAGTGATCCTTATGTAATCCTGACTCTTGGGAAGCAG ACTCTTCGGACGACTGTAATAAAGAGTAACTTGAATCCCGTCTGGAATGAGGAACTCATGCTGTCTGTACCTGAGCGATTTGGAGCTTTACAGTTG CAGGTGTTTGATCACGACACGTTCTCGGCTGATGACATAATGGGAGAAGCAGAGGTTGATCTTCAGCCATTGATAACATCTGCGATGGCATTCGGGGATGCAGGAATGTTTGGGAACATGCAAATCGGGAAATGGCTGAAGTCGCACGACAATGCACTCATAGACGATAGCACTGTTAACATTGTCGATGGGAAGGTAAAACAGGAGGTGTCTTTGAAGCTCCAGAATGTTGAGTGTGGAGAAATAGATTTAGAACTAGAGTGGATGCCCCTTGAGCAATAG
- the LOC137729515 gene encoding ADP-ribosylation factor GTPase-activating protein AGD12-like isoform X2, which translates to MNHRPMDLGRPASGKRRLKDLLVQKDNRNCADCGAPDPKWASANIGVFICLKCCGVHRSLGTHISKVLSVTLDEWSDDEIDAMIEVGGNSSANSIYEAFIPEGLSKPGPDAGHEERSKFIRSKYELQEFLKPSLRINSGPSRKNSLQSTLQSNSFSRKIIDSFRSNSSQKSEGMVEFIGLLKVKVIRGTNLAIRDMMTSDPYVILTLGKQTLRTTVIKSNLNPVWNEELMLSVPERFGALQLQVFDHDTFSADDIMGEAEVDLQPLITSAMAFGDAGMFGNMQIGKWLKSHDNALIDDSTVNIVDGKVKQEVSLKLQNVECGEIDLELEWMPLEQ; encoded by the exons ATGAATCACCGTCCAATGGATCTTGGGAGGCCTGCCTCAG GTAAAAGAAGATTAAAAGATTTATTGGTGCAAAAAGATAATCGCAATTGTGCTGATTGTGGTGCTCCTGATCCTAAATGGGC GTCAGCAAACATTGGAGTTTTTATATGCTTAAAATGTTGTGGTGTGCACAGGAGTCTTGGTACTCATATATCAAAG GTTTTGTCAGTGACCCTGGATGAATGGTCTGATGATGAAATTGATGCAATGATAGAAGTTGGAGGAAACTCTTCTGCTAATTCAATTTACGAGGCTTTTATTCCGGAGGGACTTTCAAAGCCTGGACCAGATGCCGGTCATGAGGAACGTTCAAAATTCATCCG GTCAAAGTATGAGCTTCAAGAGTTTCTGAAACCTAGCTTGCGGATTAACTCAGGTCCTTCTAGAAAGAACTCTCTCCAGAGCACTCTCCAATCAAATAGTTTTTCTCGAAAGATTATTGATAGTTTCCGTTCAAATTCTTCACAGAAATCG GAAGGCATGGTAGAATTTATTGGTTTATTGAAGGTTAAGGTGATTAGAGGCACAAATTTAGCCATTCGAGATATGATGACAAGTGATCCTTATGTAATCCTGACTCTTGGGAAGCAG ACTCTTCGGACGACTGTAATAAAGAGTAACTTGAATCCCGTCTGGAATGAGGAACTCATGCTGTCTGTACCTGAGCGATTTGGAGCTTTACAGTTG CAGGTGTTTGATCACGACACGTTCTCGGCTGATGACATAATGGGAGAAGCAGAGGTTGATCTTCAGCCATTGATAACATCTGCGATGGCATTCGGGGATGCAGGAATGTTTGGGAACATGCAAATCGGGAAATGGCTGAAGTCGCACGACAATGCACTCATAGACGATAGCACTGTTAACATTGTCGATGGGAAGGTAAAACAGGAGGTGTCTTTGAAGCTCCAGAATGTTGAGTGTGGAGAAATAGATTTAGAACTAGAGTGGATGCCCCTTGAGCAATAG